Genomic window (Rhododendron vialii isolate Sample 1 chromosome 4a, ASM3025357v1):
CAACTGTTTTCCTATTTCACCaagaagaaacaagaagaagaaaatccaaaacctttcccaaaaaaattcctGAAATACATTCAAACCCTCCAACAATTTCACCCTCATTCCATATTAGATTCCCAAAATACCAATCCAGGATTGCATTCTCTGCAAATTGTTATGCTTGGCTTTGATTCTTCAACATACAAGCTTTGTGGTTAATCTCATTCAAGGGTTCGTTAGGTTTCAATTGATGCCTCGGATGAAGAATGCAGTTTCATCAAAAAGgtaaaaatgaacgatttcgttttcttttctctGTTGCAGTTTTCTCCCTGCACCGGGCAAAACATTAACATCAAATATAGATGATTATCCAGTTTCTTCTCTTGTGTTAGAAGATGAAATCTTTCTCTTCGAACATCACGAAGTGAGCAGTTGCAGAAACAACAAATGTCAAGTGTTCCTTATCGCAATTTATCAAAGGCCAATGCCACGGCAATACCAAATTTCCATCCCCCACCGGCTTCTGAGGGGAAACAAACAGCAGATTCCGCAACTAACAAAATTGCTCAGAACTTTGTCACCTCTATCTACGATGCAAAAGTATCGGATTTGAACCGAAATGTAACGATAACATGGTTGAAGAACCTCATGAGCCATACCCTCAACATTTTGGTCGAAAACCCTTACGGTGAAAATCATTACAGTTGCAAAATTGATCTCAAGACATGGCAATTTTGGGGCAAAAAGGGCCTAAAATCATTCAAAGTTGATGGGAAACGCGTGGACATCTTCTGGGACTTTCGCACTGCAAAATTCACAACAAGCCCCGAGCCTTACTCGGATTTCTACATTGCATTTGTGTCCGGTGATGAGGTTGTTTTATTGCTAGGTGATATGAAACATGAGGCtttcaaaagaacaaaatcaaggCCATCATTGGTAGATCCTATGT
Coding sequences:
- the LOC131321905 gene encoding uncharacterized protein LOC131321905, which translates into the protein MSSVPYRNLSKANATAIPNFHPPPASEGKQTADSATNKIAQNFVTSIYDAKVSDLNRNVTITWLKNLMSHTLNILVENPYGENHYSCKIDLKTWQFWGKKGLKSFKVDGKRVDIFWDFRTAKFTTSPEPYSDFYIAFVSGDEVVLLLGDMKHEAFKRTKSRPSLVDPMLLHKKECVFGKKCFYSRTMFGHGKREHDITIETSLSGPSDPEMWISVDGDTLIRVVNLHWRFRGNESVVVDDKPVQIFWDVHDWLYTSGPNSGQGIFIFKQGATESEDNDGNGDWRILCDEYSGNGTGFCHLLQAWKIE